Proteins from a single region of Numenius arquata chromosome Z, bNumArq3.hap1.1, whole genome shotgun sequence:
- the LOC141477584 gene encoding avidin-like — protein MGSSTFALVLALALVACVSPVERKCLLSGSWRSDTGCRMVVSVLGKDGSFSGSYLPGPAISDSEILTSPLEGSQQDTRLVPQPTFSFTVHWQLQDAETVQTTVFLGQCYVGTNGEETLHALWLLREAAESPEDDWKATRIGTSIFTRIK, from the exons ATGGGGAGCAGCACTTTCGCCCTGGTGCTCGCCCTGGCCCTGGTAGCATGTGTCTCCCCTGTGGAGAGGAAG TGCCTCCTCTCCGGGTCCTGGCGGAGCGACACCGGCTGCCGGATGGTTGTGTCTGTCCTTGGCAAGGATGGCAGCTTCTCTGGTTCCTACCTGCCGGGGCCTGCCATCAGTGACTCTGAAATCCTCACCTCACCGCTGGAAGGGTCCCAGCAGGACACCAGGCTGGTCCCACAGCCAACCTTCTCCTTCACCGTGCACTGGCAGCTCCAAG atgcagagacagtcCAGACAACCGTCTTCCTAGGCCAGTGCTACGTGGGCACCAATGGGGAGGAGACCCTGCATGCCCTGTGGCTTCTGCGAGAAGCTGCTGAGAGCCCCGAAGACGACTGGAAAGCCACCCG GATTGGCACCAGCATTTTCACCCGGATAAAATAA